The following coding sequences are from one Bradyrhizobium sp. 200 window:
- a CDS encoding serine hydrolase domain-containing protein, with product MLAPTPASPEQAGMSKAALDRLENHLKQRYVDAGRFPGTQLLIYRRGKIVHSTVQGFADIERKAPVKDDTIFRIYSMTKPLTSVAFMMLVEEGRVALDEPVHKYIPEWKNLGVFVAGTHPAFLTRPPTRPMLIVDLLRHTSGLTYGFQQRSNVDAAYRETKIGEVIKAGTLQSMIDDLAKIPLEFSPGEAWNYSVATDVIGYLIGVISGKPFEQFLKERILDPLGMNDTDFFVPKDKAHRFAACYSADPQGGFNPLAAERKGTLTLQDDPATSSFLEPPSFISGGGGLCSTAADYLTFCRTLLNGGELDGVRLLGPKTLKLMASNHLPGGADLPAMSRSLFSEAAYHGIGFGLGFAVTMNPTQTLIAGSPGEYNWGGAATTSFFIDPVEELIMIFMTQVLPSSAYPLRRELRTMVYAAITDSNL from the coding sequence ATGTTAGCCCCCACCCCCGCCTCGCCCGAGCAAGCCGGAATGTCCAAGGCGGCGCTCGATCGCCTCGAAAATCATCTGAAGCAGCGCTATGTCGACGCCGGCCGCTTCCCGGGGACGCAGCTCCTGATCTACCGCCGCGGCAAGATCGTGCACTCGACCGTCCAAGGTTTTGCCGACATCGAGCGCAAGGCGCCGGTCAAGGACGACACGATCTTCCGCATCTATTCGATGACCAAGCCGCTCACGAGCGTAGCCTTCATGATGCTGGTCGAGGAAGGCCGCGTCGCGCTGGACGAGCCCGTGCACAAATACATTCCGGAATGGAAGAACCTCGGCGTGTTCGTGGCCGGCACCCACCCGGCTTTCCTGACCCGTCCGCCGACACGGCCGATGCTGATCGTGGATCTGCTGCGCCACACTTCGGGCCTGACATATGGCTTCCAGCAGCGCAGCAATGTCGATGCCGCCTATCGCGAGACCAAGATCGGCGAAGTGATCAAGGCCGGCACGCTGCAAAGCATGATCGACGACCTCGCAAAGATCCCGCTGGAATTTTCGCCGGGCGAAGCCTGGAATTATTCGGTCGCCACCGACGTGATCGGTTATCTCATAGGCGTCATCAGCGGCAAGCCGTTCGAGCAGTTCCTTAAAGAACGTATCCTCGATCCGCTTGGCATGAACGACACCGATTTCTTCGTGCCGAAGGACAAGGCGCACCGTTTCGCGGCGTGTTACTCGGCCGATCCGCAAGGCGGCTTCAACCCGCTCGCCGCCGAGCGCAAGGGCACGCTGACGCTGCAGGACGATCCGGCGACGAGTTCATTCCTGGAGCCCCCCTCCTTCATCTCCGGCGGCGGCGGATTGTGCTCGACCGCGGCCGACTACCTCACCTTCTGCCGGACGCTACTCAATGGCGGCGAACTCGACGGCGTCCGGCTGCTGGGACCGAAGACGCTGAAGCTGATGGCGTCGAACCACCTGCCAGGCGGCGCCGATCTGCCGGCGATGTCGCGCTCGCTGTTCTCGGAAGCCGCCTATCACGGCATCGGCTTCGGGCTCGGCTTTGCCGTTACCATGAACCCGACGCAGACGCTGATCGCCGGCAGCCCCGGCGAATACAATTGGGGCGGCGCGGCGACGACCTCGTTCTTCATCGACCCGGTGGAAGAGCTGATCATGATCTTCATGACGCAAGTGCTGCCGTCGAGCGCCTATCCGTTACGGCGCGAACTGCGCACCATGGTGTATGCCGCCATCACCGACAGCAATCTCTAA
- a CDS encoding isocitrate/isopropylmalate dehydrogenase family protein yields the protein MSANNALHIAVLGGDGIGPEVMAPALEVLRRIEATSDLKFRFTEAPAGANNYLATGKSMPDLTIRLCEEADAILLGACGLPSVRYPDNTEIAPQIELRFHFDLYAGVRPARLIPGVPSPIVGADQRGIDLVLIRESTEGLFASMGKGVVTDTEARETLVITRKTSERLFDFSFRLAERRKARGKANGGLTCVDKANVFRAFAFFREMFDEAAKRHPGVKTDRVYVDACSLMLVKRPWDFDVMVTENMFGDILSDLAAGLIGGLGMAPSADIGDRYAVFQPCHGTAPDIMGQGKANPTAMILSAAMMLDWLADKHGLESAAEAGERIERAVDKAYAGGMKPMEFGGSNGTADIAKAVIEAL from the coding sequence ATGTCCGCAAATAACGCCCTCCACATCGCCGTGCTCGGGGGCGATGGCATCGGCCCTGAAGTGATGGCGCCGGCGCTGGAAGTCCTGCGCAGGATCGAGGCGACATCGGACCTCAAATTCCGCTTCACTGAGGCCCCGGCCGGCGCCAATAATTATCTCGCAACCGGCAAATCGATGCCGGACTTGACGATCCGGTTATGCGAGGAAGCGGATGCCATCCTGCTCGGCGCCTGCGGCCTGCCGTCGGTGCGTTACCCTGATAATACCGAGATCGCCCCGCAGATCGAACTGCGCTTCCATTTCGATCTCTATGCCGGCGTGCGCCCGGCGCGGCTGATCCCGGGCGTGCCGAGCCCGATCGTCGGCGCCGACCAGCGCGGCATCGACCTCGTGCTGATCCGGGAATCCACCGAAGGCCTGTTCGCCTCGATGGGGAAGGGCGTGGTGACCGACACCGAGGCGCGCGAGACGCTCGTGATCACCCGCAAGACGTCCGAGCGGCTGTTCGACTTTTCGTTCCGCCTCGCCGAACGCCGCAAGGCGCGCGGCAAGGCAAATGGCGGCCTGACCTGCGTCGACAAGGCGAACGTTTTCAGGGCGTTTGCGTTCTTTCGCGAGATGTTCGATGAAGCCGCAAAACGCCATCCTGGCGTCAAGACCGACCGCGTCTATGTCGATGCCTGTTCGCTGATGCTGGTGAAGCGGCCCTGGGACTTCGACGTCATGGTGACGGAGAACATGTTCGGCGACATCCTCTCCGACCTCGCCGCCGGCCTGATCGGGGGGCTCGGCATGGCGCCCTCAGCGGATATCGGCGACCGTTACGCCGTGTTCCAGCCCTGCCACGGCACCGCGCCTGATATCATGGGGCAGGGCAAGGCCAACCCCACCGCGATGATCCTGTCGGCCGCGATGATGCTGGACTGGCTCGCCGACAAGCACGGGCTTGAAAGCGCGGCAGAGGCCGGCGAGCGCATCGAGCGCGCGGTGGACAAGGCCTATGCCGGCGGCATGAAGCCGATGGAATTCGGTGGCAGCAACGGCACGGCGGATATCGCGAAAGCGGTGATCGAGGCGCTTTAG
- a CDS encoding alcohol dehydrogenase, with the protein MKSFQVAEFNAPLKEVDQETPQPTGTQVLIKVKAAGVCHSDLHIWEGGYDLGHGRKPLSLKDRGVSLPRTMGHETVGEVVAFGPDVTAADKGGLKVGDVALVYPWLGCGKCATCVGGDENMCVVKPNSLGVYCDGGYADHMTVPNPKYLLNLKGLDPVTAAPYACSGVTTYSALKKVEFAFNSPIVIFGAGGLGLMALSLLKALGGKGAIVVDIDARKREAAEAAGALATVDGKAPDALEQLAKRAGGPIRAVIDLVGNAQTTQLGFDCLTKGGKLVIVGLFGGGAPWALPLIPIKAITIQGSYVGNLRETEELLDLVRNQKIAPIPVTTLPLAKANEALTDLQKGKLVGRAVLTP; encoded by the coding sequence ATGAAGAGTTTTCAGGTCGCCGAGTTCAACGCACCCCTGAAAGAGGTGGATCAGGAGACGCCACAGCCCACGGGTACGCAGGTGCTGATCAAGGTGAAGGCAGCCGGTGTATGCCACAGCGACCTTCACATCTGGGAAGGCGGTTATGATCTCGGCCATGGCCGCAAGCCGTTGTCGCTGAAGGACCGCGGCGTGTCGCTACCGCGCACAATGGGGCACGAGACGGTCGGCGAGGTGGTGGCGTTCGGGCCCGATGTCACCGCGGCCGACAAAGGCGGTCTCAAGGTCGGTGACGTCGCGCTGGTCTATCCCTGGCTCGGTTGCGGCAAGTGCGCGACTTGCGTCGGCGGCGACGAGAACATGTGTGTCGTCAAGCCGAACTCGCTCGGCGTCTATTGCGACGGCGGCTATGCCGATCACATGACGGTACCTAATCCGAAGTATCTCTTGAACCTGAAAGGGCTCGACCCCGTCACCGCGGCACCCTATGCGTGCTCGGGGGTCACCACCTATAGCGCGCTGAAGAAGGTTGAATTCGCCTTCAACTCGCCGATCGTCATCTTCGGCGCCGGCGGGCTCGGCCTGATGGCGCTGTCGCTGTTGAAGGCGCTGGGCGGCAAGGGCGCCATCGTCGTCGACATCGACGCGCGCAAGCGTGAAGCGGCCGAAGCCGCCGGGGCGCTCGCCACCGTCGACGGCAAGGCGCCGGACGCGCTCGAGCAACTCGCCAAGAGGGCCGGTGGCCCGATCCGCGCGGTGATCGATCTGGTCGGTAACGCCCAGACCACACAGCTCGGCTTCGATTGCCTGACCAAGGGCGGCAAGCTCGTCATCGTCGGCCTGTTCGGTGGCGGCGCCCCCTGGGCGCTGCCGCTGATTCCGATCAAGGCGATCACGATCCAGGGCAGCTATGTCGGAAATCTGCGTGAAACCGAGGAATTGCTCGATCTCGTCCGCAACCAGAAGATCGCGCCGATTCCGGTGACGACGCTGCCGCTCGCAAAAGCCAATGAAGCGCTCACCGATTTACAGAAGGGCAAGCTGGTCGGCCGCGCCGTGCTGACGCCGTAA
- a CDS encoding intradiol ring-cleavage dioxygenase: MRQFSETELTAAVIRSFDDTPDPRAKFLLQELVKSLHDYVRRTDLTFEEWEVAIDFLTRTGQKCTPIRQEFILLSDVMGVSMLVDAVNHREREGATETTVLGPFYVGEHKVAPHGTDISASLPGERMFVQSRVTDLEGKPLADVPVDVWHADDDGFYDSQKAAYATEGPSSRARFITDADGRFFFRTILPCSYPIPTDGPVGEMIVQTARHPMRPAHVHFLVDAPGHQPLITHVFIDGDKYLDSDVVFGVKDELVARVEKRTDPTMPDGKPAAAPWHLMTYEFRMKPGEGSAPKPMMAKATEDA; encoded by the coding sequence ATGCGCCAATTCAGCGAAACCGAACTGACCGCCGCCGTGATCCGCAGTTTCGACGATACGCCGGATCCGCGCGCCAAATTCCTGCTGCAGGAACTGGTGAAGTCGCTGCACGATTATGTCCGCAGGACCGATCTCACCTTCGAGGAGTGGGAAGTTGCGATCGATTTCCTGACCCGCACCGGTCAGAAGTGCACCCCGATCCGGCAGGAGTTCATCCTGCTCTCGGACGTGATGGGCGTGTCGATGCTGGTCGACGCCGTGAACCACCGGGAGCGTGAGGGCGCCACCGAGACCACGGTGCTCGGCCCGTTCTATGTCGGCGAACACAAGGTGGCGCCGCATGGCACGGACATCTCGGCCAGCCTGCCCGGCGAGCGGATGTTCGTGCAGAGCCGCGTCACCGACCTCGAGGGCAAACCGCTGGCGGACGTGCCGGTCGACGTCTGGCATGCCGACGACGATGGCTTCTATGATTCCCAGAAGGCGGCCTATGCGACGGAGGGACCGTCGTCGCGGGCGCGTTTCATCACCGACGCCGATGGAAGGTTCTTCTTCCGCACCATCTTGCCGTGCAGCTATCCGATCCCGACCGATGGCCCGGTGGGCGAGATGATTGTGCAGACAGCGCGCCACCCGATGCGGCCGGCGCATGTGCATTTCCTGGTCGACGCGCCCGGCCACCAGCCGCTGATCACGCATGTCTTCATCGATGGCGACAAATATCTCGATTCCGACGTGGTGTTCGGGGTCAAGGACGAACTGGTCGCCAGGGTCGAAAAACGTACCGATCCGACGATGCCGGACGGCAAGCCGGCGGCCGCGCCGTGGCACCTCATGACCTACGAATTCCGCATGAAGCCGGGCGAGGGAAGTGCGCCGAAACCGATGATGGCGAAGGCCACCGAGGACGCCTAG
- a CDS encoding sensor histidine kinase — MPKPSLPVRLALLVAGTTLPLIIFAAGIVYNNYKQDRQNATQRVLETVRSVRLVLDAEMQRITGALQVLSLTNELHDRDFEGFRRICQGFLDQYGEGGVVLVADREGRQLFSSLTADTTGLPSRNNLAMVEKVFAEKKPVYSNLFFGSVKKRLIVTVEVPVIQDDQVLYDISFSPPIEIFQAMIEQQRPSKDWTISIFDSEGTNFARVPNPQETVGKRASASFYAEMTHNPEATMPTVSLEGVPLITSFARSSLTGWTVAAGVAESSLVAPLWRNLAITSVMGSVLLMVGLAFAVRMATQIARGEMLHNLLIEELNHRVKNTLAVLQSIATQTFRSASRAEREKFEGRLGALAEAHNLLSQEKWQGAELREVIARVLQPYLLNTPERVRMFGPQVPLSPRLAVVLSMIVHEIATNAAKYGALSNDSGTVSVDWEIFEESDGRKLRLIWTEAGGPSVTAPVQRGFGSRLIERSARDQLGGEATVDFLPRGVVYTLSCALDVEE, encoded by the coding sequence TTGCCGAAACCCTCATTGCCAGTGCGTCTCGCCCTTCTGGTCGCGGGCACCACGTTGCCGCTGATTATTTTCGCGGCCGGCATCGTCTACAACAATTACAAGCAGGACCGGCAGAACGCGACCCAACGGGTGCTCGAAACCGTGCGCAGCGTTCGCCTCGTGCTCGACGCGGAGATGCAGCGGATCACCGGCGCGCTTCAGGTGCTGTCGCTGACGAACGAACTGCACGACCGGGATTTCGAGGGATTCCGGCGCATTTGCCAGGGTTTCCTGGACCAATATGGCGAAGGCGGCGTCGTGCTGGTGGCGGATCGCGAAGGCCGTCAGTTGTTCTCCTCGCTCACGGCGGACACGACAGGCCTGCCATCACGCAACAACCTCGCCATGGTCGAGAAGGTCTTTGCGGAAAAGAAGCCGGTCTATTCCAACCTGTTCTTCGGGTCGGTCAAGAAACGGCTGATCGTGACGGTCGAAGTACCCGTCATCCAGGACGACCAGGTACTTTACGACATCTCCTTCAGTCCGCCGATCGAAATCTTTCAGGCCATGATCGAGCAGCAGCGGCCGAGCAAGGACTGGACGATCTCGATCTTCGATAGCGAAGGCACCAATTTTGCGCGCGTACCGAACCCGCAGGAGACCGTCGGCAAGCGTGCGTCGGCCTCGTTCTATGCGGAGATGACCCACAATCCGGAAGCTACCATGCCGACGGTATCGCTCGAGGGCGTGCCGCTGATTACGAGCTTTGCCCGCTCCTCGCTCACCGGGTGGACGGTTGCCGCGGGCGTCGCCGAAAGCTCGCTGGTCGCGCCGCTCTGGCGCAACCTCGCGATAACGAGCGTGATGGGCTCCGTCCTGCTGATGGTCGGCCTCGCCTTTGCGGTGCGGATGGCGACCCAGATCGCCCGCGGCGAGATGCTTCACAATCTCCTGATCGAGGAACTCAACCACCGCGTCAAGAATACGCTCGCGGTCCTGCAGTCGATCGCCACCCAGACGTTCCGCAGCGCGAGCCGGGCGGAGCGCGAGAAGTTCGAGGGAAGGCTCGGCGCGCTGGCGGAGGCGCACAATTTGCTCAGCCAGGAAAAGTGGCAGGGCGCGGAGTTGCGGGAAGTGATTGCGCGGGTGCTGCAGCCCTATCTGCTCAACACTCCGGAACGGGTGCGGATGTTCGGACCGCAGGTCCCGCTGTCGCCGCGGCTCGCTGTGGTGCTGTCGATGATCGTGCACGAGATCGCAACCAATGCCGCCAAATACGGCGCGCTGTCGAACGACAGCGGCACCGTCTCGGTGGACTGGGAGATCTTCGAGGAAAGCGACGGGCGCAAGCTGCGCCTGATCTGGACCGAGGCCGGCGGCCCGTCCGTCACGGCGCCGGTGCAGCGCGGCTTCGGCTCGCGGCTGATCGAGCGCAGCGCGCGCGACCAGCTCGGCGGCGAAGCGACCGTCGACTTCCTGCCGCGCGGCGTCGTCTACACGCTGAGCTGCGCGCTCGACGTGGAAGAGTAG
- a CDS encoding TRAP transporter large permease, protein MSGNVLSAGQAAMVLFGVFVGLLIIRVPVAFALGLACVPILLIEPRLSIMTLAQETFNAYNSFILLAVPFFLLTANLMSIGGITDRLVALSRSMVGHWPGSLAQINVVLSVFFAGISGSSTADAASQSKIFIDAQTKEGYDLSFSIAITAVSAVLAVIIPPSILMIVWGGLISTSIAAMYLAGIVPGLLIAGAQMATVHVYATRRGYPTYPKSSWIEIAYAIWRSIPALMTPFIIVGGILLGWFTATESACVAVLYSIALSAFFYRETGARELYKALLDTGRLAGVALFCVGTASAFGWLLAYYKIPQELLANVSTWGMGPIAAGFFIAFCFLVVGCFLDAIPAIVIVGTVLEPLAKSVDLHPVQFAIISIVSLAFGLVTPPYGLCLMIACSIAGVRLRYALKDTVIMLIPMLLVLAALIIWPEVSLFLPRLIVPQMLK, encoded by the coding sequence ATGAGCGGCAATGTTCTTTCGGCCGGACAGGCCGCAATGGTCCTGTTCGGGGTCTTCGTCGGCCTGCTCATCATTCGCGTGCCGGTCGCCTTTGCGCTCGGCCTTGCCTGCGTGCCGATCCTTTTGATCGAGCCGCGCCTGTCGATCATGACGCTCGCGCAGGAGACCTTCAACGCCTACAATTCGTTCATCCTGCTCGCCGTGCCGTTCTTCCTCCTGACCGCCAACCTGATGAGCATCGGCGGCATCACCGACCGCCTGGTTGCGCTGTCGCGCTCGATGGTCGGGCATTGGCCGGGGTCGCTGGCGCAGATCAACGTCGTGCTGTCTGTGTTCTTTGCCGGCATCTCAGGCTCGTCCACTGCGGACGCGGCGAGCCAGTCGAAGATATTCATCGATGCCCAGACCAAGGAAGGCTACGACCTCTCGTTCTCCATCGCCATCACCGCGGTCTCCGCCGTGCTCGCCGTCATCATCCCGCCCTCGATCTTGATGATCGTCTGGGGTGGGCTGATCTCGACCTCGATCGCGGCGATGTATCTCGCCGGCATCGTACCCGGCCTGCTGATCGCGGGCGCGCAGATGGCGACCGTGCATGTCTACGCGACGCGTCGCGGTTATCCGACCTATCCGAAATCAAGTTGGATCGAGATCGCCTACGCCATTTGGCGATCGATACCGGCGCTGATGACTCCGTTCATCATTGTCGGCGGCATACTGCTCGGATGGTTCACCGCCACCGAGTCGGCGTGCGTCGCGGTTCTCTATTCCATCGCGCTGTCAGCGTTCTTTTACCGCGAGACCGGCGCGCGCGAACTCTACAAGGCCTTGCTGGATACCGGACGGCTGGCCGGGGTCGCGCTGTTCTGCGTCGGCACCGCGAGCGCCTTCGGCTGGCTGCTGGCCTACTACAAGATCCCGCAAGAACTGCTGGCCAACGTCTCGACCTGGGGGATGGGCCCGATCGCGGCGGGCTTCTTTATCGCCTTTTGCTTTCTCGTCGTGGGTTGTTTCCTCGACGCCATCCCGGCGATCGTGATCGTCGGCACGGTGCTGGAGCCGCTGGCGAAGTCGGTCGATCTGCACCCCGTTCAGTTCGCCATCATCTCCATCGTCTCGCTGGCGTTCGGCCTGGTGACGCCGCCCTATGGGCTGTGCCTGATGATCGCCTGCTCGATCGCGGGCGTACGGCTGCGCTATGCGCTAAAGGACACGGTGATCATGCTGATACCGATGTTGCTGGTGCTGGCCGCGCTGATCATCTGGCCCGAGGTCTCGTTGTTTCTGCCGCGGCTGATCGTGCCGCAGATGCTGAAATAG
- a CDS encoding TRAP transporter substrate-binding protein: protein MKRRTVLAGLGATAAAGVLGMPTILRAQAPVTLNGAVQFNDDHAFTKALTRFEELVKKYYGKPVNFTLHKNSSLGLEKQYFEYMSQGKAVDYGIVSPAHMSTFAKAAPFIDAPFVFKGIEHMNKVVEKNILAPVADEIAVKAEVVLIGYAGGGIRNIFANKPLKNLADLKGLKVRVQGAPIWSKTFAAVGMSPTVIAYNEVYNAIQNGVISAGENEAAGVEAMKFYEVAPHLNLTQHAVSIRPICFSVKTLKTLPKDLQDAIMKAGKEAGDYGRQLESSEEVVKLDTLEKAGKLKRVPFEERDAMKKLADPVMATYAKEIGAEGIFEKISVA, encoded by the coding sequence ATGAAGCGAAGAACCGTACTTGCGGGCCTTGGTGCGACGGCGGCTGCCGGCGTCTTGGGCATGCCAACGATCCTGCGGGCACAAGCGCCCGTCACGCTCAACGGAGCCGTGCAGTTCAACGACGACCACGCCTTCACCAAGGCGCTGACCCGGTTTGAAGAACTGGTGAAGAAGTATTACGGCAAGCCCGTCAACTTCACGCTGCACAAGAATTCATCGCTTGGTCTCGAGAAGCAGTATTTCGAGTATATGTCGCAGGGCAAGGCGGTCGATTACGGCATCGTCTCGCCGGCCCACATGTCGACCTTCGCCAAGGCGGCGCCGTTCATCGATGCGCCCTTTGTGTTCAAGGGCATCGAGCACATGAACAAGGTCGTCGAGAAGAATATCCTGGCGCCGGTCGCCGATGAAATCGCTGTTAAGGCCGAGGTCGTTCTGATCGGCTATGCGGGTGGCGGGATCCGCAACATCTTCGCCAACAAGCCGCTCAAGAACCTCGCCGATCTCAAGGGTCTCAAGGTTCGGGTGCAGGGCGCCCCGATCTGGTCGAAGACGTTCGCGGCCGTCGGCATGAGCCCGACGGTGATCGCCTACAACGAAGTCTACAACGCCATCCAGAACGGCGTGATCTCGGCCGGCGAAAACGAGGCGGCCGGCGTCGAGGCGATGAAGTTCTACGAAGTCGCGCCGCATCTCAACCTGACGCAGCACGCGGTATCGATCCGGCCGATCTGTTTCTCGGTGAAGACGCTGAAGACCCTGCCGAAGGATCTGCAGGACGCGATCATGAAGGCCGGCAAGGAAGCCGGCGATTACGGCCGCCAACTGGAATCGAGCGAGGAAGTCGTCAAGCTCGACACGCTGGAGAAGGCTGGCAAGCTCAAGCGCGTTCCATTCGAGGAGCGTGACGCCATGAAGAAGCTTGCCGATCCCGTGATGGCCACCTATGCCAAGGAAATCGGCGCCGAGGGCATCTTCGAGAAGATCAGCGTCGCCTGA
- a CDS encoding TRAP transporter small permease, whose amino-acid sequence MTEISMPPNPSPWRRATAAYAKLLEILLAACVGILVIPVTLQIISRYTPFIPSYIWTEEMARFLFIWTIMIGAMVGIRESQHFEVDVWPNLSRRSEAAVRILARLGVLAMAVVFVWAGLEFTRFAWNRTSELADLPLWLIHVAWPVAGVTWIVFAGEQILDEARLLLGAKQ is encoded by the coding sequence ATGACTGAAATATCGATGCCGCCGAACCCGTCGCCGTGGCGCCGAGCAACGGCGGCCTATGCAAAGCTGCTGGAAATCCTGCTGGCGGCATGTGTCGGCATTCTGGTTATCCCGGTTACGCTGCAAATCATCTCGCGCTACACGCCCTTCATTCCGTCCTACATCTGGACCGAGGAGATGGCGCGCTTTCTCTTTATCTGGACGATCATGATCGGCGCCATGGTCGGCATAAGAGAGTCGCAGCATTTCGAGGTCGACGTCTGGCCCAACCTGTCACGCCGAAGCGAGGCTGCGGTGCGGATTCTCGCGCGGCTGGGCGTGCTGGCGATGGCGGTGGTGTTTGTGTGGGCCGGCCTCGAATTCACGCGGTTCGCCTGGAACCGGACGTCCGAGCTAGCCGATCTGCCGCTCTGGCTGATCCACGTCGCCTGGCCGGTGGCGGGCGTGACGTGGATCGTGTTCGCGGGCGAGCAGATCCTCGATGAAGCGCGGCTTCTGCTTGGGGCGAAACAATGA
- a CDS encoding enoyl-CoA hydratase, with product MLDFPKTAEISHADGKILQSVSDGVGVITFNNPDKRNAMSLEMWEGLGHALSELRDNPDVRVVILTGAGDKAFVSGADISQFEKTRHNAAASEEYSKRSEAQRALLASYPKPTIACIRGFCLGGGMQVAMLTDIRIASDNSQFGIPAAKLGIAYGYDGLKHLVSLVGPSWARLIMYTGMRIEAAEALRIGLVDRVLPDAKLRDATMEIARTISGNAPLAIKAAKITIAEVLKDESRRDMDAIKKIGTACMDSEDFREGRTAFMEKRKPQFKGR from the coding sequence ATGCTCGATTTCCCGAAGACCGCCGAAATCTCCCATGCCGACGGCAAGATCCTGCAAAGCGTCAGCGACGGCGTCGGCGTCATCACCTTCAACAATCCCGACAAGCGCAACGCGATGTCGCTGGAGATGTGGGAGGGGCTCGGCCACGCGCTGTCCGAACTGCGCGACAATCCCGATGTCCGCGTCGTGATCCTGACCGGTGCCGGCGACAAGGCCTTCGTCTCGGGCGCCGATATCAGCCAGTTCGAGAAAACCCGTCACAATGCGGCGGCCTCTGAGGAATATTCGAAACGGAGCGAGGCGCAGCGCGCATTGCTCGCGAGCTACCCGAAGCCGACGATCGCCTGCATCCGCGGCTTCTGCCTCGGCGGCGGCATGCAGGTCGCCATGCTAACCGACATCCGTATCGCCTCCGACAACAGCCAGTTCGGCATTCCCGCCGCAAAACTCGGCATCGCCTATGGCTATGACGGTCTCAAGCATCTGGTCTCGCTGGTCGGGCCGTCCTGGGCGCGGCTCATCATGTATACGGGCATGCGGATCGAGGCTGCGGAAGCCTTGAGGATCGGATTGGTCGACCGCGTGCTGCCGGACGCGAAATTAAGGGACGCCACCATGGAGATCGCACGCACCATCTCCGGCAACGCCCCGCTGGCGATCAAGGCCGCCAAGATCACGATTGCCGAAGTGCTGAAGGACGAAAGCAGGCGCGACATGGACGCGATCAAGAAGATCGGCACGGCCTGCATGGATAGCGAGGATTTTCGCGAAGGCCGAACGGCTTTCATGGAAAAGCGAAAGCCGCAGTTCAAGGGGCGTTAA
- a CDS encoding helix-turn-helix transcriptional regulator: MNRSAAKKMKQRSAGKPDIELGKRIRLRRVEQKISQAELGDKLGVSFQQVQKYEKGVNRVGAARLQQIATALDVPVTFFYDGDGKAREVESLLFLDSAFSLRLLRAYSKIKDQTVQRQLVSLMESIAANEG; encoded by the coding sequence ATGAACAGATCAGCAGCGAAGAAGATGAAACAGCGCAGCGCCGGCAAACCCGATATCGAGTTGGGCAAACGGATTCGCCTGCGGCGTGTGGAACAGAAAATCTCGCAAGCGGAGCTCGGCGACAAGCTCGGCGTCAGCTTCCAGCAGGTCCAGAAGTACGAGAAGGGCGTCAACCGTGTCGGCGCTGCTCGTCTTCAGCAAATCGCGACCGCGCTCGACGTGCCGGTGACATTCTTCTACGACGGCGACGGCAAGGCGCGCGAAGTCGAGAGCCTGCTGTTCCTGGACAGCGCGTTCAGCCTTAGGCTGTTGCGTGCCTACAGCAAGATCAAGGACCAGACGGTACAACGTCAACTGGTGTCCTTGATGGAATCGATCGCCGCCAACGAGGGCTAG